The genomic segment TGGCTACACCAACATTGAGCGACTCTGCCGCACCGAATGAAGGTATGGTAATGCGTTTTTCCAGAAAGCGGTCGAGATGCGGACTAATTCCATGTGATTCGCTTCCCATAATTAATGCCATAGCCTTGGGAAATGATTCGGAATAAACCGAACTACCATCCATAACCGCCCCATATACCGGAATCTGTACTTGTTGTATTTTTTGAGTAAGCGTCACAACATCGCCATACACGATGGGCAAATGAAATAAAGATCCCATGGTGGACTGCACCGTTTTCGGATTGAATAATTCGACTGATTGTTCGGAACAAATGACTTGTTTCATTCCAAACCAATCCGCAATCCGAATGATGGTTCCCAAGTTCCCCGGATCTTTTACATCCTCCAGAATGAGCGTAACACCCTCTTGCGATAATTTCTCGTTAAAGGCAAATTCGCGTTGGCGAACTACGGCAAGGACTTCATTGGGACTAGCCAATGCAGAAATGCGTTCCAGTTCGGCTCGCTTAATTTCTACGGTTTTAATTTTTGGGGGACAATTATTTTTACTGAACCATTCGGCCGTTGCATAAATGCTTTCTACAGACCAATCCGATTTTAATAATTCACTGAGCAGTTTTTCTCCCTCTACAATGAATAATCCTTCCTGCTCCCTGAATTTTTTC from the Flavobacteriales bacterium genome contains:
- a CDS encoding RNA methyltransferase — its product is STRKAGGYSGNAGIGSRFGIAKIFGKNERLDTRFHEGYQGVLPNENSLLRPLQVISSNEIKFVKSLHQKKFREQEGLFIVEGEKLLSELLKSDWSVESIYATAEWFSKNNCPPKIKTVEIKRAELERISALASPNEVLAVVRQREFAFNEKLSQEGVTLILEDVKDPGNLGTIIRIADWFGMKQVICSEQSVELFNPKTVQSTMGSLFHLPIVYGDVVTLTQKIQQVQIPVYGAVMDGSSVYSESFPKAMALIMGSESHGISPHLDRFLEKRITIPSFGAAESLNVGVATGIICSHYRQLHS